The Camelina sativa cultivar DH55 chromosome 14, Cs, whole genome shotgun sequence genome includes a window with the following:
- the LOC104742104 gene encoding uncharacterized protein LOC104742104 isoform X2 produces the protein MPSSSSSLFSHDWFKLRLGDETLERSKQMFKVFLQFHCKDFAGFTIGENGNPKLSSWLNKISLLQIKAYPEYVLLVIIHPFHFCHLGWN, from the exons AtgccttcttcttcgtcttccttgTTCTCTCACG ATTGGTTTAAACTCCGCTTAGGCGATGAGACTTTAGAACGGTCTAAGCAGATGTTCAAGGTCTTTCTCCAATTTCATTGCAAAGATTTTGCGGG ATTTACAATTGGAGAAAATGGGAATCCCAAGCTATCATCATGGCTGAATAAGATATCCCTCCTTCAAATAAAAGCTT ATCCTGAATATGTACTTTTGGTTATCATTCATCCCTTCCATT TTTGTCATCTTGGTTGGAACTAA
- the LOC104742104 gene encoding uncharacterized protein LOC104742104 isoform X1: protein MCLSLCLSLSLLKKVSQSLFQFTMLVFLDWFKLRLGDETLERSKQMFKVFLQFHCKDFAGFTIGENGNPKLSSWLNKISLLQIKAYPEYVLLVIIHPFHFCHLGWN from the exons atgtgtctctctctttgtctctctttatctcttttgaAAAAGGTATCACAATCGCTGTTCCAG TTTACGATGCTGGTTTTCTTAGATTGGTTTAAACTCCGCTTAGGCGATGAGACTTTAGAACGGTCTAAGCAGATGTTCAAGGTCTTTCTCCAATTTCATTGCAAAGATTTTGCGGG ATTTACAATTGGAGAAAATGGGAATCCCAAGCTATCATCATGGCTGAATAAGATATCCCTCCTTCAAATAAAAGCTT ATCCTGAATATGTACTTTTGGTTATCATTCATCCCTTCCATT TTTGTCATCTTGGTTGGAACTAA
- the LOC104742104 gene encoding uncharacterized protein LOC104742104 isoform X3 — protein MPSSSSSLFSHGDETLERSKQMFKVFLQFHCKDFAGFTIGENGNPKLSSWLNKISLLQIKAYPEYVLLVIIHPFHFCHLGWN, from the exons AtgccttcttcttcgtcttccttgTTCTCTCACG GCGATGAGACTTTAGAACGGTCTAAGCAGATGTTCAAGGTCTTTCTCCAATTTCATTGCAAAGATTTTGCGGG ATTTACAATTGGAGAAAATGGGAATCCCAAGCTATCATCATGGCTGAATAAGATATCCCTCCTTCAAATAAAAGCTT ATCCTGAATATGTACTTTTGGTTATCATTCATCCCTTCCATT TTTGTCATCTTGGTTGGAACTAA